A genomic stretch from Deinococcus wulumuqiensis R12 includes:
- a CDS encoding universal stress protein, whose translation MPDPIRLTLERDPAEVVKSQRGTHRIFIGMAAGVGKTYRALNELRERLERGEDALIGVLETHGRRETVAAAEGLPLFPRREIVRGGTTITELDVDGLMARKPYIVLIDELAHSNAPGSPNEKRWQDVEALRDAGIHVLSTMNVQHLESLNDTVARLTGVRVRERVPDHVLHDADELVLIDLPPEDLRERLRAGKIYAPEKVEQSLSNFFTLPNLTALREIALRHVAQAVEMEVPDGQPAAHEVVVVAIAAEETAARLIRRGGQLSERLHGELHVVTVRPERLGQEQSRLLDVCREITDALGGHFEVLERDKGIGAALVAYAGRVHATQIVMGETSRSRWAELLRGDIIKFVLRETRGVDVHVISRD comes from the coding sequence ATGCCCGACCCCATCCGCCTGACCCTAGAGCGCGACCCCGCTGAGGTTGTCAAATCCCAGCGTGGCACCCACCGCATTTTCATCGGTATGGCGGCGGGCGTGGGCAAAACCTACCGCGCCCTGAACGAACTGCGTGAGCGGCTGGAACGCGGCGAGGACGCCCTCATCGGTGTGCTGGAAACGCATGGGCGGCGTGAGACAGTCGCAGCAGCAGAGGGCTTACCGCTCTTCCCCAGGCGCGAAATCGTGCGCGGCGGCACGACCATCACCGAACTGGACGTGGATGGCCTGATGGCCCGCAAACCCTACATCGTCCTGATTGACGAACTGGCCCACAGCAATGCGCCCGGCAGCCCCAACGAAAAACGCTGGCAGGACGTGGAGGCCCTGCGCGACGCTGGAATCCACGTCTTGTCCACCATGAACGTGCAGCACCTGGAATCGCTAAACGATACGGTGGCCCGCCTGACCGGAGTGCGGGTGCGTGAGCGGGTGCCTGACCATGTGCTGCACGACGCCGACGAGCTGGTACTCATTGACCTGCCCCCCGAAGACCTGCGCGAGCGGCTGCGGGCTGGGAAAATCTACGCGCCCGAAAAGGTGGAGCAGTCGCTGAGCAACTTCTTCACACTGCCCAACCTGACCGCCCTGCGCGAGATTGCTCTGCGGCACGTCGCGCAGGCGGTGGAAATGGAAGTCCCAGACGGCCAACCCGCCGCACATGAGGTGGTGGTGGTGGCGATTGCCGCAGAGGAGACGGCGGCCCGCCTGATTCGCAGAGGTGGGCAACTCTCCGAACGGCTTCACGGGGAACTGCATGTGGTGACGGTCAGGCCCGAACGCTTGGGGCAGGAACAGTCACGTTTGCTGGACGTATGCCGTGAGATTACCGACGCGCTGGGCGGACACTTTGAGGTACTGGAGCGCGATAAAGGGATAGGCGCGGCGCTGGTGGCCTACGCGGGCCGAGTCCACGCCACGCAAATTGTGATGGGCGAGACCAGCCGCAGCCGCTGGGCCGAGCTTTTACGCGGTGACATCATCAAGTTTGTGCTGCGGGAGACGCGGGGTGTGGACGTGCATGTGATTAGTCGGGATTAG
- the kdpC gene encoding potassium-transporting ATPase subunit KdpC, producing the protein MTIPDPFYRENIQLHPEAAPAPLPRTLLSSFLAAGLFTLVCGLGYPLLTTAVSGALMPKQAGGSLVTQGGKVVGSAVLGQNFTAPKYLHGRPSMTNKTDGSGPEPYNAENSGASNWGPTNAKLRDSVQERVTAFRQENGLSATTPVPVDAVTASASGLDPDVSLATALLQVNRIAQTRGMQPAEVEKVIRAHLRGRDLGVLGEERVNVLAVNLALDGK; encoded by the coding sequence GCGAAAACATTCAGCTTCATCCCGAAGCCGCCCCAGCACCCCTTCCCCGCACCCTTCTCAGTTCCTTTCTCGCTGCTGGCCTGTTTACGCTGGTGTGCGGACTGGGCTACCCCCTACTGACCACCGCCGTATCCGGGGCGCTGATGCCAAAGCAGGCTGGCGGTAGCCTCGTGACACAGGGCGGCAAAGTCGTCGGCTCGGCGGTACTGGGCCAGAACTTCACTGCACCCAAATATCTGCATGGCCGCCCATCCATGACCAACAAGACCGACGGCAGCGGCCCCGAACCCTACAATGCCGAGAACTCCGGCGCGAGCAACTGGGGGCCAACCAACGCCAAGCTGCGAGACAGCGTGCAGGAGCGCGTGACGGCCTTCCGCCAGGAAAACGGCTTGAGTGCCACGACGCCTGTTCCGGTGGATGCCGTGACCGCCTCCGCCAGTGGCCTTGACCCGGATGTGTCGCTGGCGACGGCGCTGCTGCAAGTGAACCGCATCGCACAGACGCGGGGAATGCAGCCCGCCGAGGTAGAGAAGGTCATCCGCGCCCACCTGCGGGGCCGTGACCTGGGCGTGCTGGGCGAGGAGCGGGTGAACGTGCTGGCGGTGAACCTAGCGCTGGATGGCAAGTAA
- a CDS encoding recombinase family protein: protein MTRGQRVGYIRVSTTDQNTARQLDGVELDRIFEDKASGKDAKRPKLQELLAYVREGDTVIVHSMDRLARNVDDLRRIVTELSGRGVRVEFRREGVTFGGQDNPMNTLLLTMLGAVAEFLRAQNLENQREGIAKAKQAGKYKGRKRALTPEQVEQIRARVAAGEKKTALAKELGVNRDTLYEALKLSASNPD from the coding sequence ATGACCAGAGGCCAGCGCGTCGGCTATATCCGAGTATCCACCACAGACCAGAACACCGCTCGGCAGTTGGACGGGGTGGAGCTGGACAGGATTTTTGAAGACAAGGCTTCGGGCAAGGACGCGAAGCGGCCCAAGTTGCAAGAACTGCTGGCTTACGTCCGCGAGGGCGATACCGTCATCGTTCACAGCATGGACAGGCTGGCCCGCAATGTGGACGACCTGCGGCGTATTGTCACCGAGTTGTCTGGGCGCGGGGTACGGGTGGAGTTTCGCCGCGAGGGTGTAACCTTCGGGGGCCAGGACAACCCAATGAACACCCTTCTGCTGACCATGCTGGGCGCGGTGGCCGAGTTCCTGCGGGCGCAAAATCTGGAGAATCAGCGGGAAGGCATCGCCAAGGCTAAACAAGCGGGCAAGTATAAAGGGCGTAAGCGGGCGCTCACCCCTGAGCAGGTCGAGCAAATCCGGGCGCGGGTAGCTGCTGGCGAGAAAAAGACGGCTCTCGCCAAAGAACTGGGCGTGAACCGGGACACGCTGTACGAAGCTTTGAAGCTCTCCGCTTCTAATCCCGACTAA